A genomic window from Streptomyces sp. MST-110588 includes:
- a CDS encoding amino acid ABC transporter permease — protein MNVLLDHLPEFREGFLGTLSITAASAALALVLGVLIAGFRVSPVPPLRAFGTAWVTLLRNTPLTLLFLVAFFVVPQILFPGTSSFVLATLALGLYTSSFICETVRSGINTVALGQAEAARSLGMTFFQTLRLVILPQATRSVIPPMSSIFIALTKNSAIAGAFSNDELFKVSKGLSDEGFPIAWIFLWIALAYLIITFAISGLFRLLERRLEVAR, from the coding sequence ATGAACGTACTCCTCGATCATCTCCCCGAGTTCCGCGAAGGGTTCCTGGGAACCCTGTCGATCACCGCGGCCAGCGCGGCACTCGCCCTCGTCCTGGGCGTCCTCATCGCCGGCTTCCGGGTCTCGCCCGTCCCCCCGCTGCGCGCCTTCGGGACGGCCTGGGTGACGCTGCTGCGCAACACGCCGCTGACCCTGCTGTTCCTGGTCGCCTTCTTCGTGGTCCCGCAGATCCTCTTCCCCGGTACGAGCTCGTTCGTGCTGGCCACCCTGGCGCTGGGCCTGTACACGTCCTCCTTCATCTGCGAGACCGTGCGCTCGGGCATCAACACCGTGGCGCTGGGCCAGGCGGAGGCGGCGCGCAGCCTGGGCATGACGTTCTTCCAGACCCTGCGCCTGGTCATCCTGCCGCAGGCCACCCGGAGCGTGATCCCGCCGATGAGCAGCATCTTCATCGCACTCACCAAGAACTCGGCCATTGCGGGCGCGTTCAGCAACGACGAGCTGTTCAAAGTCTCCAAAGGGCTCAGCGACGAGGGCTTCCCGATCGCCTGGATCTTCCTGTGGATCGCCCTCGCCTACTTGATCATCACCTTCGCCATCAGCGGCCTGTTCCGGCTGCTGGAGCGTCGCCTGGAGGTGGCCCGATGA
- a CDS encoding putative leader peptide: MTVNGSHLWRRVHLDLVRYAGCVCPPSC, translated from the coding sequence GTGACGGTCAACGGCTCGCATCTGTGGCGGAGGGTCCATCTGGACCTGGTCCGCTACGCGGGCTGCGTATGTCCTCCGTCCTGCTGA
- a CDS encoding response regulator transcription factor: MRLLLVEDDDHVAAALSAVLARHGFDVTHARNGEEALTALLPDHAAPFGVVLLDLGLPDQDGFEVCGRIRKISTTPVIMVTARADVRSRIHGLNLGADDYVVKPYDTGELLARIHAVSRRTTAGPGETTEDETTEETLRLGAVTVETATRRVCVEGTAVPLTRKEFDLLALLAQRPGVVFRREQIISEVWRTSWEGTGRTLEVHVASLRAKLRMPALIETVRGVGYRLALPGGPASVAPGGPPPAAPAS; the protein is encoded by the coding sequence ATGAGACTGCTGCTCGTGGAGGACGACGACCATGTCGCCGCGGCCCTGTCCGCGGTGCTGGCCCGGCACGGCTTCGACGTCACCCACGCCCGCAACGGCGAAGAGGCCCTGACCGCCCTGCTCCCCGACCACGCGGCGCCCTTCGGTGTCGTCCTGCTCGACCTGGGCCTGCCCGACCAGGACGGCTTCGAGGTCTGCGGACGCATCCGCAAGATCAGCACCACCCCCGTCATCATGGTCACCGCCCGCGCGGACGTACGCTCGCGCATCCACGGCCTCAACCTCGGGGCCGACGACTACGTCGTCAAGCCGTACGACACCGGGGAGTTGCTCGCCCGCATCCACGCCGTCAGCCGCCGTACGACGGCCGGTCCCGGCGAGACCACCGAGGACGAGACCACCGAGGAGACCCTGCGCCTGGGCGCCGTCACCGTCGAGACGGCCACCCGCCGGGTCTGCGTGGAGGGCACCGCCGTCCCCCTCACCCGCAAGGAGTTCGACCTGCTCGCCCTCCTCGCCCAGCGCCCGGGCGTCGTCTTCCGCCGGGAACAGATCATCAGCGAGGTGTGGCGGACCAGTTGGGAGGGTACGGGACGCACACTGGAGGTCCACGTCGCCTCGCTGCGCGCCAAGCTGAGGATGCCCGCTCTCATAGAGACGGTGCGCGGCGTCGGCTACCGGCTCGCCCTGCCGGGCGGACCGGCGTCCGTGGCGCCGGGCGGGCCGCCGCCCGCCGCCCCGGCCTCCTGA
- a CDS encoding cysteine dioxygenase gives MPDVRTSARPRATGADNGPSSCDLLDFVRRTAADAPLIAALPLDPEGRTWIRLDGPGGSEAWLIGWPPGTGTGWHDHGGSRGAFATAAGELTEQSLAAQLPTEGWKTLELADGVDRERTLRDGRGRAFGPHHVHQVLNLSPDTHAVSVHAYHPPLPLMRRYSRSGPVLRLEEVELPQEWQ, from the coding sequence GTGCCCGACGTACGTACTTCGGCGCGCCCACGCGCCACCGGGGCCGACAACGGCCCCAGCTCCTGCGATCTCCTGGACTTCGTCCGCCGTACCGCCGCGGACGCACCGCTGATCGCCGCGCTGCCCCTGGACCCCGAAGGCCGCACCTGGATCCGGCTGGACGGCCCCGGCGGCAGCGAGGCATGGCTGATCGGCTGGCCGCCCGGCACGGGCACCGGCTGGCACGACCACGGCGGCTCGCGCGGCGCGTTCGCGACGGCGGCCGGCGAACTGACCGAACAGTCGCTCGCGGCCCAACTGCCCACCGAGGGCTGGAAAACCCTCGAACTGGCCGACGGCGTGGACCGTGAACGCACACTGCGCGACGGCCGGGGCCGCGCCTTCGGTCCGCACCACGTCCACCAGGTCCTCAACCTCTCCCCCGACACCCACGCCGTTTCTGTACACGCCTACCACCCGCCGCTGCCACTGATGCGGCGCTACAGCCGCAGCGGGCCGGTCCTGCGCCTGGAAGAAGTGGAACTCCCACAGGAATGGCAATGA
- a CDS encoding amino acid ABC transporter permease, whose amino-acid sequence MTSSVLYDAPGPKARTRNIIYSVIGGLALIALLVFVVLRLQAKGQFEPEMWNIFNYAGVQNSIRDGLLTTLQVFAVAAVLSLVLGVLLAVARLSDHKPVRWLATAFIEVFRAVPLLITIYALWVLFLSYKTELGLTGDATQFWALVIGLTVYNGSVQAEVLRAGILSVPKGQSEAAYALGMRKTQVMTTVLVPQAVRAMLPTIISQLVVTLKDTSLGYVITYQELLYAIQQMAATIVVNDNNPYVPMIIVGGAIYVAVCLLLTTLANWIERRGRRAKTGIAVATAGEPVAATDALDAIDGATTEEPVRTAK is encoded by the coding sequence ATGACCAGCAGTGTTCTCTACGACGCGCCCGGCCCCAAGGCCCGGACCCGCAACATCATCTACTCCGTCATCGGCGGGCTGGCGCTGATCGCGCTGCTCGTCTTCGTCGTGCTGCGGCTACAGGCCAAGGGTCAGTTCGAGCCGGAGATGTGGAACATCTTCAACTACGCGGGTGTGCAGAACAGCATCCGCGACGGCCTGCTGACCACGCTCCAGGTCTTCGCGGTGGCCGCGGTGCTCTCCCTGGTGCTCGGCGTGCTGCTGGCCGTCGCCCGGCTCTCGGACCACAAGCCGGTGCGCTGGCTGGCCACCGCCTTCATCGAGGTCTTCCGCGCCGTCCCCCTGCTGATCACCATCTACGCCCTGTGGGTGCTCTTCCTGTCCTACAAGACCGAGCTGGGCCTCACCGGCGACGCCACACAGTTCTGGGCGCTGGTGATCGGCCTGACCGTCTACAACGGCTCGGTGCAGGCCGAGGTGCTGCGGGCGGGCATCCTCTCGGTCCCCAAGGGGCAGTCCGAGGCGGCGTACGCGCTGGGCATGCGCAAGACGCAGGTCATGACGACGGTGCTGGTGCCGCAGGCCGTACGGGCCATGCTGCCCACGATCATCAGCCAGTTGGTGGTGACCCTCAAGGACACCTCGCTCGGCTATGTCATCACCTATCAGGAGCTGCTGTACGCGATCCAGCAGATGGCGGCCACCATCGTCGTCAACGACAACAATCCGTACGTGCCGATGATCATCGTCGGCGGTGCGATCTACGTGGCGGTCTGTCTGCTGCTGACCACTCTGGCCAACTGGATCGAGCGGCGCGGGCGGCGGGCCAAGACCGGTATCGCGGTGGCGACCGCCGGGGAGCCGGTCGCGGCGACGGACGCGCTGGACGCGATCGACGGCGCCACCACGGAGGAGCCGGTCCGCACGGCCAAGTGA
- a CDS encoding rhodanese-like domain-containing protein: protein MHIRTDRPTAAPSEASAIDTLLERARRELDRVGPREAAALQESGGLLVDIRYAALRERDGTIPGALIVERNELEWRLDPTSEHRAPEATGHDLPVVVVCDEGYASSLAAVSLRRLGLHQATDLTGGFQAWRAAGLPTHN from the coding sequence ATGCATATCCGCACAGACAGGCCCACGGCCGCCCCCTCCGAGGCCAGCGCCATCGACACGCTGCTGGAGCGCGCTCGCCGCGAGCTGGACCGGGTGGGGCCGCGGGAAGCCGCCGCTCTCCAGGAGAGCGGCGGGCTGCTGGTGGACATCCGGTACGCGGCGCTGCGCGAGCGGGACGGCACCATCCCCGGCGCCCTGATCGTCGAACGCAACGAACTGGAATGGCGCCTGGACCCCACCAGCGAGCACCGTGCCCCCGAGGCCACCGGTCACGATCTGCCGGTCGTGGTGGTATGCGACGAGGGGTACGCCTCCAGTCTGGCAGCCGTCTCACTACGTCGCCTGGGCCTCCACCAGGCCACCGACCTGACCGGCGGCTTCCAGGCATGGCGCGCAGCAGGCCTCCCCACCCACAACTGA
- a CDS encoding transposase → MSAGRAPPGCDRWRGIAVEADRLREVFTAKWAHRPLLAEGAIGRQVLVLLIQPEVACAAADDLAQAVEEAFPQHLDAEGVLSSPGLGVQLGARVLAEVGDDHGCFADACGLKAHAGLSAITCASGIRTSITRRRIEYD, encoded by the coding sequence GTGAGTGCCGGGCGGGCTCCGCCGGGGTGTGACCGGTGGCGCGGTATCGCCGTCGAGGCCGACCGGTTGCGTGAGGTCTTCACCGCGAAGTGGGCCCACCGGCCGCTGCTGGCCGAGGGCGCGATCGGACGGCAGGTACTCGTCCTGCTCATCCAGCCGGAGGTGGCCTGTGCCGCCGCCGACGACCTCGCCCAGGCGGTGGAAGAGGCGTTCCCTCAGCATCTGGACGCTGAGGGAGTACTCAGTTCCCCTGGCCTCGGCGTCCAGCTCGGCGCCCGGGTGCTCGCCGAGGTTGGGGACGATCATGGATGCTTCGCCGATGCCTGTGGTCTGAAGGCCCACGCCGGCCTCTCAGCCATCACCTGCGCCTCCGGCATAAGGACCAGCATTACCCGGCGGCGGATCGAGTACGACTAA
- a CDS encoding amino acid ABC transporter ATP-binding protein: MSEVSVTKKAGGPAPAGDPLVVLDNVNKHFGALHVLQDIDLTIRRGEVVVVIGPSGSGKSTLCRTINRLETVDSGRITIDGKPLPQEGRELARLRADVGMVFQSFNLFAHKTVLENVMLGQLKVRRTERRAAEVKARKLLDRVGVGAQAGKYPAQLSGGQQQRVAIARALAMGPKVMLFDEPTSALDPEMINEVLEVMQQLAQDGMTMVVVTHEMGFARSAANRVVFMADGRIVEEAEPDQFFNNPRSDRAKDFLSKILHH; this comes from the coding sequence ATGAGCGAAGTATCGGTGACCAAGAAGGCCGGGGGTCCCGCGCCGGCAGGCGACCCGCTGGTCGTGCTGGACAACGTCAACAAGCACTTCGGCGCGCTGCACGTGCTCCAGGACATCGACCTGACGATCCGGCGCGGCGAGGTCGTCGTGGTGATCGGCCCTTCCGGGTCCGGCAAGTCGACGCTGTGCCGAACGATCAACCGCCTGGAGACCGTGGACTCCGGACGCATCACCATCGACGGCAAGCCCCTGCCACAGGAGGGCCGCGAACTGGCGCGGCTCCGTGCCGACGTCGGCATGGTCTTCCAGTCCTTCAACCTCTTCGCGCACAAGACCGTGCTCGAAAACGTGATGCTGGGGCAGCTCAAGGTCCGTAGGACGGAGCGGCGGGCGGCCGAGGTCAAGGCCCGCAAGCTGCTGGACCGGGTGGGTGTCGGCGCGCAGGCGGGCAAGTACCCCGCGCAGCTCTCCGGCGGCCAGCAGCAGCGCGTGGCGATCGCCCGCGCGCTGGCCATGGGCCCCAAGGTGATGCTCTTCGACGAGCCGACCTCCGCGCTGGACCCCGAGATGATCAACGAGGTGCTGGAGGTCATGCAGCAGCTCGCCCAGGACGGCATGACGATGGTCGTGGTCACCCACGAGATGGGGTTCGCGCGCTCCGCGGCCAACCGCGTCGTCTTCATGGCGGACGGCCGGATCGTCGAGGAGGCCGAGCCGGACCAGTTCTTCAACAACCCGCGCAGCGACCGGGCCAAGGACTTCTTGTCCAAGATCCTCCACCACTGA
- a CDS encoding glutamate ABC transporter substrate-binding protein codes for MRMRKTAAAGAVAIALAATATACGGESGTPGDKSAGAKVFTGTYPVASGVKLDSPTLKRAQERKKLVIGAKADQPFLGFQNTDGKRTGFDIEIAKMIAADLGFAENQIEFQTVDSNVRETSISKGQVDFFVGTYTINEERKKQVGFAGPYYTAGADLLVRKDETTITGPTSLKGKKVCSIVGSTPLQEIKKPKYGAVTTELAKYSQCVTQLIDKQVDAVTTDDAILKGYAAERPKKLKVLDKPFTKEPYGVGLNKDDKALRLAITEAIEKHIKNGDYKKAYEGTLGKSGSAYVAPQTPLPRD; via the coding sequence ATGAGGATGCGTAAGACGGCCGCGGCGGGCGCGGTGGCGATCGCGCTGGCGGCGACGGCGACGGCGTGCGGCGGCGAGTCGGGTACGCCGGGCGACAAGTCCGCGGGAGCCAAGGTCTTCACGGGTACGTACCCGGTCGCCAGCGGCGTCAAGCTGGACTCTCCCACGCTCAAGAGGGCGCAGGAGCGCAAGAAGCTGGTCATCGGCGCCAAGGCGGACCAGCCGTTCCTCGGCTTCCAGAACACCGACGGCAAGCGCACCGGCTTCGACATCGAGATCGCGAAGATGATCGCCGCCGACCTGGGCTTCGCGGAGAACCAGATCGAGTTCCAGACGGTCGACTCCAACGTCCGTGAGACCTCGATCTCCAAGGGCCAGGTCGACTTCTTCGTCGGTACGTACACCATCAACGAGGAGCGCAAGAAGCAGGTCGGCTTCGCGGGCCCGTACTACACCGCCGGCGCGGACCTCCTGGTGCGCAAGGACGAGACGACCATCACCGGCCCGACGTCCCTCAAGGGCAAGAAGGTCTGCTCCATCGTCGGCTCCACGCCGCTCCAGGAGATCAAGAAGCCGAAGTACGGCGCGGTCACCACCGAGCTGGCCAAGTACTCGCAGTGCGTCACGCAGTTGATCGACAAGCAGGTGGACGCGGTCACCACCGACGACGCGATCCTCAAGGGGTACGCGGCGGAGCGCCCGAAGAAGCTCAAGGTCCTGGACAAGCCGTTCACCAAGGAGCCCTACGGCGTCGGCCTGAACAAGGACGACAAGGCGCTGCGCCTGGCGATCACCGAGGCGATCGAGAAGCACATCAAGAACGGTGACTACAAGAAGGCGTACGAGGGCACGCTCGGCAAGTCCGGCTCGGCGTACGTCGCGCCGCAGACGCCGCTGCCGCGCGACTGA
- a CDS encoding cold-shock protein, whose product MATGTVKWFNAEKGFGFIEQDGGGSDVFAHYSNIQAQGFRELLEGQKVEFDVTQGPKGPQAENIRAI is encoded by the coding sequence ATGGCTACCGGCACCGTGAAGTGGTTCAACGCGGAAAAGGGCTTCGGCTTCATCGAGCAGGACGGCGGCGGCTCCGACGTCTTCGCCCACTACTCCAACATCCAGGCCCAGGGCTTCCGTGAGCTGCTCGAAGGCCAGAAGGTCGAGTTCGACGTCACGCAGGGCCCCAAGGGTCCGCAGGCGGAGAACATCCGCGCGATCTGA
- a CDS encoding HAMP domain-containing sensor histidine kinase has product MRARLLPLLLALMAAVLLALGIPLAVITAGVEQQRVVVDRIDDAARFASLAQYVTARPDADDKTPDEDERHATLSAELRRYHDLYGIRAGVFFRDRTPMAAAPTGWGVPKAGEGEQAFKEALAGRRSHDPRQVWPWGDGSQDGRIAVASPVIRDGDVVAVVVTDSPTGQMRARILHGWLLIGAGECAAVLVAVAAAFRLTGWVLRPVRVLDAASHDIATGRMKSRVAAASGPPELRRLARSFNEMADHVEDVLEQQRAFVADASHQLRNPLAALLLRIELLALELPEGNEEVASVRTEGKRLARVLDDLLDLALAEHAAGDLELTDVAALAAERVDAWRPLADDKGVRLAYEGHGAVTGWADPVALSSALDAVVDNALKFTPRGERVTVVAAADGDTVTVTVTDHGPGLTDEELTRVGDRFWRSGRHQNVSGSGLGLSISRALLAPGGARLSFAPHRPHGLRVTVTVPRTAP; this is encoded by the coding sequence GTGCGCGCCCGACTCCTCCCGCTCCTGCTCGCTCTGATGGCCGCCGTGCTGCTCGCGCTCGGCATCCCGCTCGCCGTGATCACCGCCGGCGTCGAGCAGCAGCGGGTCGTCGTCGACCGGATCGACGACGCGGCGCGCTTCGCCTCCCTGGCGCAGTACGTCACCGCGCGCCCCGACGCCGACGACAAGACGCCCGACGAGGACGAGCGGCACGCCACCCTCAGCGCCGAACTCCGGCGCTACCACGACCTGTACGGCATCCGCGCCGGCGTCTTCTTCCGCGACCGCACCCCCATGGCCGCGGCCCCCACGGGCTGGGGCGTCCCCAAGGCGGGCGAGGGCGAGCAGGCGTTCAAGGAAGCCCTCGCCGGCCGCCGCAGCCACGACCCCCGCCAGGTGTGGCCCTGGGGCGACGGTTCCCAGGACGGCCGGATCGCGGTGGCCTCGCCCGTCATCCGGGACGGTGACGTGGTCGCCGTCGTGGTCACCGACTCACCCACCGGACAGATGCGTGCCCGCATCCTCCATGGCTGGCTGCTGATCGGCGCGGGCGAGTGCGCCGCCGTGCTCGTCGCCGTCGCCGCCGCCTTCCGCCTCACCGGATGGGTGCTGCGTCCCGTACGCGTCCTGGACGCCGCCAGCCACGACATCGCCACCGGCCGCATGAAGTCCCGGGTCGCCGCCGCCTCCGGGCCGCCCGAACTGCGCCGTCTGGCCCGCTCCTTCAACGAGATGGCCGACCACGTCGAGGACGTCCTGGAACAGCAGCGCGCCTTCGTGGCCGACGCCTCCCACCAGCTCCGCAACCCGCTGGCCGCCCTGCTGCTGCGTATCGAACTGCTCGCCCTGGAACTCCCCGAGGGCAACGAGGAGGTCGCCTCGGTCCGTACGGAGGGCAAGCGGCTGGCACGTGTCCTGGACGACCTCCTGGATCTGGCGCTGGCCGAACACGCCGCCGGCGACCTGGAGCTCACCGATGTCGCGGCGCTGGCCGCCGAGCGCGTCGACGCCTGGCGTCCGCTGGCCGACGACAAGGGGGTGCGCCTGGCGTACGAGGGTCACGGCGCCGTCACCGGCTGGGCCGACCCGGTCGCCCTCTCCAGCGCCCTGGACGCCGTCGTAGACAACGCCCTGAAGTTCACCCCGCGCGGAGAGCGGGTCACGGTCGTCGCCGCCGCCGACGGGGACACCGTCACCGTCACCGTCACCGACCACGGCCCCGGCCTGACCGACGAGGAGCTGACGCGCGTGGGCGACCGCTTCTGGCGCAGCGGACGCCACCAGAACGTCTCCGGCTCGGGCCTGGGCCTGTCGATCTCCAGGGCGCTGCTCGCCCCCGGCGGGGCCCGCCTGTCCTTCGCGCCGCACCGCCCCCACGGGCTGCGGGTGACCGTGACCGTCCCCCGTACCGCGCCGTGA
- a CDS encoding FAD-dependent monooxygenase — protein sequence MDPVIVVGAGPVGLALALALARHEVRCVVLDEAPAGSGDVRPARTAVLSPETAGFLDRLGCRDTLEAAGTRWAAWRTVHRRRLVERVEFDGEQPSPLHVPQHALVHALRAALAREYLVRVVPGSRLDALEQDEHGVRAHTRGADARWWQGSYLVGCDGPRSTVRKLLEIRFPGRTAVERHAVAALRTELPWPGEALAHRAAPRYGGGGAGRMDGGGRIGAGRMGGAGGEVSARPLPDGVWRLDWLLPPGRDLVTPDALVARIHETLGGWAAEAGAGGAAWAVSDAGEAAGAAAGPAHARAVRDGRDERNERGQRGVGDERNVRDGRAVRDGRGEPEGRGEPDVPAYELLDTGVHTVHHRLARRWRRGRAFLAGDAAHLLGALGTQGLEEGLRDAENLAWKLGLAWHHGASEVLLDSYQTERRSAVATRLRAADQALALLRGGERGRWRAVLPGVARGHTALLTDGHLGRGSLGAPPTYTRTPLAPDADALPGEIPLETVPGAPVLDVPVTAPDGTVVGLRERLGRGLLVVLVAPGTGVWERRHWLSAGLMPLLSDAVSALPMAAEVLVAEEYPGAAAHTVLVVRPDGYLVAALAGVRPDELTACAEAVRGGSAERTVTSGRVAGEADGARRTHAPAADTPGNSPLSKEDSDDKPTDGPGAAETEISEDRSGHPAVDPA from the coding sequence GTGGATCCGGTGATCGTGGTCGGGGCCGGGCCGGTCGGCCTCGCGCTGGCCCTCGCGCTCGCCCGGCACGAGGTGCGCTGCGTGGTCCTGGACGAGGCGCCGGCCGGATCCGGTGACGTACGCCCCGCCCGTACGGCCGTACTGAGCCCCGAGACGGCCGGATTCCTGGACCGGCTGGGCTGCCGGGACACCCTGGAGGCGGCCGGGACGCGCTGGGCGGCCTGGCGTACGGTCCACCGCCGCCGGCTCGTGGAGCGGGTGGAGTTCGACGGCGAGCAGCCCTCCCCCCTCCATGTGCCGCAGCACGCCTTGGTCCACGCGCTGCGGGCCGCGCTGGCCCGGGAGTACCTGGTGCGCGTCGTCCCCGGCAGCCGGCTGGACGCCCTGGAGCAGGACGAGCACGGCGTCCGCGCCCATACGCGCGGCGCCGACGCCCGCTGGTGGCAGGGCAGTTACCTGGTCGGCTGCGACGGTCCGCGGTCCACGGTCCGCAAGCTGCTGGAGATCCGCTTCCCGGGCCGTACGGCCGTCGAACGGCATGCCGTCGCCGCGCTGCGCACGGAACTGCCGTGGCCGGGCGAGGCGTTGGCGCACCGGGCGGCGCCGCGGTACGGCGGGGGCGGGGCGGGCCGTATGGACGGCGGTGGTCGTATCGGCGCTGGTCGAATGGGCGGTGCGGGTGGTGAGGTCAGTGCCCGGCCGCTCCCGGACGGGGTGTGGCGGCTGGACTGGCTGCTGCCGCCGGGACGGGACCTGGTCACGCCGGATGCGCTGGTCGCCCGGATCCACGAGACCCTGGGGGGCTGGGCGGCGGAAGCCGGGGCGGGCGGTGCGGCGTGGGCCGTGAGCGACGCGGGAGAAGCGGCGGGCGCGGCGGCGGGACCGGCGCACGCACGGGCCGTACGGGACGGGCGCGACGAACGGAATGAGAGAGGTCAGCGGGGCGTAGGGGACGAGCGAAACGTACGGGACGGTCGGGCCGTACGGGACGGGCGAGGTGAGCCGGAAGGGCGGGGTGAGCCGGACGTCCCGGCGTACGAACTCCTGGACACCGGCGTGCACACCGTCCACCACCGCCTGGCACGGCGCTGGCGGCGCGGCCGGGCGTTCCTGGCCGGGGACGCCGCGCATCTGCTCGGCGCACTGGGCACACAAGGGCTGGAAGAAGGGCTGCGGGACGCCGAGAACCTGGCCTGGAAACTGGGTCTGGCCTGGCACCACGGCGCCTCGGAAGTGCTGCTGGACAGTTACCAGACCGAGCGGCGGAGCGCCGTGGCGACCCGGCTGCGCGCCGCCGACCAGGCGCTCGCTCTGCTGCGCGGCGGCGAGAGGGGGCGCTGGCGGGCCGTACTGCCGGGCGTCGCCCGCGGGCACACGGCCCTGCTGACGGACGGGCATCTGGGGCGCGGCTCACTGGGCGCGCCCCCCACGTACACCCGTACGCCGCTCGCGCCGGACGCCGACGCGCTCCCCGGCGAAATCCCGTTGGAGACCGTACCCGGCGCGCCGGTCCTGGACGTGCCGGTGACGGCGCCGGACGGGACGGTGGTCGGGCTGCGCGAGCGTCTGGGGCGCGGGCTGCTGGTGGTGCTGGTCGCCCCCGGGACGGGCGTGTGGGAGCGACGGCACTGGCTGTCGGCGGGGCTGATGCCGCTGCTGTCCGACGCGGTCAGCGCCCTGCCGATGGCGGCGGAGGTGCTGGTGGCGGAGGAGTACCCGGGCGCCGCGGCACACACGGTCCTGGTCGTACGGCCCGACGGGTACCTGGTGGCGGCACTGGCGGGGGTGCGGCCCGACGAGCTGACCGCGTGCGCCGAGGCGGTACGGGGCGGCTCGGCTGAGCGGACGGTGACCTCAGGGCGGGTGGCGGGTGAAGCGGACGGTGCACGGCGGACGCACGCCCCGGCGGCAGACACCCCGGGGAACAGCCCGCTCTCAAAAGAAGATTCGGACGACAAGCCGACGGACGGCCCGGGAGCTGCGGAAACGGAGATTTCCGAGGACCGGTCCGGCCATCCGGCGGTTGACCCTGCGTGA